A stretch of Toxoplasma gondii ME49 chromosome V, whole genome shotgun sequence DNA encodes these proteins:
- a CDS encoding hypothetical protein (encoded by transcript TGME49_287250~Signal peptide predicted by SignalP 2.0 HMM (probability 1.000) with cleavage site probability 0.816 at residue 24): MTRSRVLCSVALLASTQLLSWAQADDPVVSVEELIRSEEPGTISASSAGDYGLIEDPEDTREMSHHRRYSYPASYVLPSPVYYPRSHYYPRYLVNQKAFKEDDMQTVDDQEEMSPVAPPAGERDLSHRRHHSPAPYGYYYSPAEYYTPKHYVGSPYPRYLKEARRAAVVDKSAAAQSKFMAASRKVRNMGHRRYGYYHVPLPYYSSYYGYRNSPYGYVRYLY, from the coding sequence ATGACAAGGTCACGTGTGCTGTGCAGCGTAGCGCTATTGGCGTCTACGCAATTGCTGTCCTGGGCCCAAGCTGATGATCCGGTCGTGTCCGTCGAGGAGCTCATCCGGTCGGAAGAACCAGGCACAATTTCCGCAAGCAGTGCGGGAGACTATGGCCTTATAGAGGACCCAGAAGATACAAGGGAGATGTCTCATCACCGGAGGTACTCCTACCCCGCCAGTTACGTACTTCCCTCACCGGTGTATTATCCCCGTTCTCACTACTATCCCAGGTATCTTGTGAACCAGAAGGCTTTCAAAGAAGATGACATGCAGACTGTGGATGACCAGGAGGAAATGAGTCCTGTTGCGCCTCCTGCAGGGGAGCGAGATTTGTCTCACCGTCGCCACCACAGTCCCGCCCCGTACGGCTATTATTACTCCCCCGCAGAATACTATACCCCAAAGCACTACGTGGGAAGTCCTTATCCCAGATATCTCAAAGAGGCACGGCGTGCGGCAGTTGTCGATAAAAGTGCAGCGGCGCAGTCGAAGTTCATGGCTGCATCTAGGAAAGTTAGGAACATGGGACATCGCCGGTATGGCTACTACCACGTCCCCCTTCCTTACTACAGCTCTTACTACGGATACAGGAACTCGCCTTACGGTTATGTCCGCTATCTCTATTGA